ATACCGTAAACGAGTAGGAAAATGCTAATTATTACGATCCTAGGATTAGCAAGAAACGCACGAAGTGGTTTGTTTGCTCCACTAGAACACCGtttatgtttgtgttttttattctttcaaaaataacaaatactaaTGAACATACAATCCAAAACATacaattcaaaaataataaaccaCCCCACAACAATACAAACAAGATTATAATAAAAAACCAGTAAACCACGTAGCCTACAACACAAAGCTGTCATGGCCTTGATACAAATTTTATCATCACCGCTTATGTTGTTAACCACTTACCATTCAAGTGTAAATTGTGATATATTCACTAATGTTGTGAGAAGTCAACCCCTTAAATCGATCTCGGTTATTTCAAAGTTCCGCGCAGAGGATATCCTTagtttaccaaaaaaagaaatacacgtgggtaaaatgaaatgaatacatccgtaaaaaaaatgaaatgaatacaCACGTTCATGTGTTTCTGGCCACTGTGCCTTCGTAAAAAATAGCATCACTCTTTAAAGTTTGATGAGATAGATATAAGGGTGGGAATAGGAAACTACTAATACCTATTTCGGTGAGCATAATAAAGCAAGgaacccaaaaataaaaagggGTGCAACacatctttttttataaaataaataaattgtattgTATGGTATAAAAAAACTTGCCTTAGCTTCTTCTCCCAAAGGATTAAATGCATAACTTAtggaaaattgctttttaagcCCTGCCATATTCCTCCCAGGCCCCCCAAATTGACCGGTTTACCCTTGAAATATTTCGGTAGGTACAAACCAAAACAACATAACTTCGGTAATTGTGTACCGAAGGTATGTGACATTAAGCTAAGGCCAGCATTATAAGCAGATTCATCACAGTATGACATGATTTCGGTACTTATCTACCGAAGTGAGCGTTTGACCTAAAAAAATTTTAAGTTCGGTAAATACGAAGCGAAAACGCTAAACTTCGGTTCGTATCTACCGAAAACGCCAAGTGATAAAAGATAACATACGGGTTGCCATGTGCTTGTCTAATAGCATTGAAGAGGGACAAAAAGCTACCTATTAGACTGGACGAGATTAACACTCATTGGAAGAGGTTACAAATTGACGAAGCAGATGATGGACAGGTTGACTGCTCGAAGGAGTTTAGGGTCATTCAGGTAATGTAATACTTTAAATTTACCGAATTATATTAACGAATAatatttgtgtttgtgtttcaattatttaaatgaaatttGTGTTTCCTTTGTTTTAGGAACGGTTGAGATTATCAAATCAGAGTATGCAGCTACAAATTAGGGATCAACTGCGACAGATAGCTTTTCCAGAAATTACATCGCTAACTGCACCGGTCAAACAGGTAGATACAAAGGGTGCAAAAAAACGGGCAAAGTCAAGTAAATGTAACAGTTCTACCACTAGATCTCCATCTTATTGGGAGCACATTGATGCCCGATATCCTGACAGTCAGGCATCACAATCAAAACCAGCCAAACCCAAAAGGAAGACTGCTCGCATAGGCACTTTGTCTCCTAATGCTATACCTCGCCGTTCAATTCCGTTTATGGAGCATATGCCAATGTTCATGCATTCATATATTGAGGACATTATTGATGTTAAAGGGGATGGGCATTGTGGATTCCGCGTTGCAGCAGAGTGTCTTAATAAGGGCGAAGATAGTCAAGGATTAGTTCGTTCAAAACTTATCAGAGAGTTAACCATGTTTAGGAAAGAGTACCTGCCTATTTTCGGTA
This genomic interval from Trifolium pratense cultivar HEN17-A07 linkage group LG6, ARS_RC_1.1, whole genome shotgun sequence contains the following:
- the LOC123889206 gene encoding uncharacterized protein LOC123889206, yielding MISVLIYRTLKRDKKLPIRLDEINTHWKRLQIDEADDGQVDCSKEFRVIQERLRLSNQSMQLQIRDQLRQIAFPEITSLTAPVKQVDTKGAKKRAKSSKCNSSTTRSPSYWEHIDARYPDSQASQSKPAKPKRKTARIGTLSPNAIPRRSIPFMEHMPMFMHSYIEDIIDVKGDGHCGFRVAAECLNKGEDSQGLVRSKLIRELTMFRKEYLPIFGTEARLQYILDGLFPPKVMPKNGIAPEEKWFTFPDMGHILATAYNRVVVCLTSHHIGYSETFFPLRTKPPFDPSAHIICIGMVPYHCVNVKLKSGCPLPPTNKSWKIHRAPEAETWEDTFLDRMSEFDELMKNEKGDLKKEINKDDPITFSDD